In the genome of Metabacillus litoralis, the window GAAGAAGATTGAAGAAAATCGACCTTCTTCAAAGATTGCCATCCCAGAAGATGTTCTTGAGAAATTAGAAAAGTGGCGAAGAGGAGATCTGTAGGTAGTATCTAATACCTTTGGCAATGCACGATATCCAACAGCTGTGCAAGGCTTAGGAAAATAGGTGTGTATGTACAGTCATGTAACAGGGCGTTATGTTATGGCTGGTTGACGCTTACAAAACCAATACTGTATAATATTGTTATCTTGCGTGCAGTCGGGGGGATCGACTTGAATTCACCAATCAACAGGGGCAAAGTCAACAAAGAAGATTTAGAATTAATGGAAGATGAACAAGTAGTTGAACTTGTGCATTTTGGAGAAAGTGAAGCGCTAGATTATTTAATAACAAAATACCGAAATTTTGTCCGGGCAAAAGCAAGATCATATTTTCTAATTGGTGCTGACCGGGAAGATATAATCCAAGAGGGAATGATCGGTTTATACAAAGCCATTCGTGACTTCAAGGAGGACAAGCTCACTTCTTTTAAAGCATTTGCCGAGCTATGTATTACCAGGCAAATCATTACCGCCATAAAAACTGCAACTCGACAAAAGCATATTCCACTGAATTCCTATGTTTCTTTAGACAAGCCAATATATGATGAAGAATCTGATCGTACACTGATGGACGTTATTACTGGTGCAAAAGTGATGGACCCTGAGGAGCTCATTATCAATCAAGAGGAATTTGATGATATTGAGGTAAAGATGGGTGAGTTATTAAGTGACCTTGAACGAAAGGTTTTAGTTTTATATTTGGACGGTAGGTCATACCATGAGATCTCCGAAGAGTTGAATAGACATGTTAAATCGATTGATAACGCTCTCCAACGAGTGAAGAGAAAACTAGAACGCTATTTAGAACTACGAGAGATTAGTTTATAATTATATAGATTAGGATACGAACGTTTGTTGACGAAAAAATTCTACTGTGATACAGTTTTAAAGAATAAAACGTAGCGGTAGGTGATGACATGCGTAAAAAGATTATCCTTGCATGCACATCGTGTGGAAGTAGAAATTATACAACGATGAAAAATAGTACAAGCACAAATGATCGGTTGGATGTTAATAAATTTTGTAAAGTATGTAATTTGCATACAAACCACCGTGAAACGAAATAGTACAGCACTTATATATTTCATATAATGAAGTTTCCTTATTATCCTGGAGGTAGCACAATGCAACGTTTAATTAGTTTTTTCCGAGATGTTACTCGTGAAATGAAAAAAGTCAGCTGGCCTAAAGGTAAAGAGCTTACAAAGTACACAATAACAGTTGTTTCAACTGTTACATTTGTGGCAGTGTTCTTTGCGGTTATTGACTTAGGTATTTCTTCTTTAATTCGTTTGTTTTTTGAATAATAAATGGAAAATCGTGCTATAATAGAAAATATTAAACTTTGTCTGCAAAACCCGTTAAACGGGTTTTTTCATTGTATAAAAAAGAATAATATAAGCAGATGCTATCGTTTGTTGATCAACCTATTGTGGGGAGGGAAGGACAAGTAGTCCTGAAACTATGGAAAAGAATTGGTATGTAGTACACACCTATTCAGGTTATGAGAATAAAGTGAAGGCCAACCTTGAAAAACGTGTAGAATCAATGGGAATGGAAGATAAGATCTTCCGCGTGGTTGTACCTGAAGAGGAAGAAACAGATATTAAGGATGGCAAGAAGAAAGTAGTTAAAAAGAAAGTTTTCCCAGGTTATGTGCTAGTTGAGATCGTCATGACGGATGACTCATGGTATGTTGTGCGAAACACACCTGGAGTAACTGGGTTCGTAGGCTCTGCAGGTCATGGGTCTAAACCAACACCACTATTACCTGATGAAGTGAGTTTTATTTTGAAACGCATGGGTATGGATGAGCGTCGTGTTGAGATTGATTATGAATTAAAAGAAACTGTTAAAGTAACAGAAGGTCCTTTTGCTAATTTCACAGGTTCCATCGAAGAAATCGATCAAGATAAAAATAAACTTAAAGTTCTTGTGAATATGTTCGGCCGTGAAACACCTGTAGAACTTGATTTTTCTCAAGTAACGAAATTATAATGTAAAAAAACTTGAAATCAATTTCGAAAAGTGGTAATATTTCATAGGTCAGTATGTCTCGAGACTTGAGATATTATTTTGATCAGAAATTTCTATTTCTGAAAGTATAAGGGTAGGTAAACTCATTTGTGAGTTGCTCTAATTATGACCATTCGAAACTCGAGTGGCTAGATGAGTGGGAGGGTAATATACCCCATTACCACATCACGGACTTAAGGAGGTGTGTCTCGTGGCTAAAAAAGTAATTAAAATTGTAAAATTGCAAATTCCTGCAGCTAAAGCTAATCCAGCTCCACCAGTTGGTCCTGCATTAGGTCAAGCTGGTGTTAATATCATGGGATTCTGTAAAGAGTTCAACGCTCGTACGGCTGAACAAGCTGGATTAATCATTCCAGTTGAAATCACAGTATTCGAGGATCGTTCATTTACATTTATTACGAAAACTCCTCCTGCTGCTGTACTACTTAAGAAAGCAGCTGGAATTGAGTCTGGTTCTGGTGAACCAAACCGTAATAAAGTAGCGACTGTTAAGCGTGACAAGGTACGTGAAATCGCTGAAACAAAAATGCCTGATTTAAACGCAGCTAGTGTTGAGTCAGCAATGCGTATGGTAGAAGGTACTGCACGTAGCATGGGTATCGTTATCGAAGACTAATTTTAATTAGTCAAGTTGTGTTAAGGGGTTGCGAGTTTGCTTAAAAACAAGTTCGCAACCTTTATTCGTGGGAGGTTATTCCGCTAAAACCACTAAGGAGGAAACGAAAATGGCTAAAAAAGGTAAAAAGTTTTTAGAAGCTGCTAAATTAGTAGATCGTTCAAATTTCTACTCTGTACAAGAAGCAGTAGAACTAGTTAAAAAGACTAGCATCGCAAAATTTGATGCAACTGTAGAAGTTGCTTTCCGTTTAGGCGTAGATCCTAAGAAAGCTGACCAACAAATCCGTGGAGCAGTAGTACTTCCAAATGGTACTGGTAAAACTCAACGTGTATTAGTATTTGCTAAAGGTGAAAAAGCGAAAGAAGCTGAAGCAGCAGGTGCTGATTATGTTGGTGATGCAGACTTTATCAACAAAATCCAACAAGGTTGGTTTGAGTTTGACGTAATCGTTGCAACTCCAGACATGATGGGTGAAGTTGGTAAATTAGGACGTGTATTAGGACCAAAAGGTTTAATGCCAAACCCTAAAACTGGAACAGTTACTTTTGATGTAACAAAAGCTGTTAATGAAATCAAAGCTGGTAAAGTTGAATACCGTCTTGATAAAGCTGGTATCATCCATGTTCCTATCGGAAAAGTTTCATTTGAAGATAGCAAACTTGTTGAAAACTTTACAACAGTTTATGAAACTTTACTAAAAGCTAAGCCATCTGCGGCAAAAGGTACTTATATGAAGAGTGTAAATGCTACTTCTACTATGGGACCTGGTGTGAAAGTAGATTCTTCAAGCTTTGCTGTAAAATAATAACTATTGACTTCGTATAGAAGTTTATATATAATTATCAATGTTGTTTAAAACAAATATCGCTATACCGTAGACAGTAGGTGCTTTAACGAGCTTAAATATCCTGCCGAGGTGTATTTACGAATAAAGCATGATTATTTTGCTTATTGTATGTACAAAAACCTCCATGTCTTGTGGAGGTTTTTTAATGACCATCACCGAACGGTACTAGTGTTACATGAATCTAACAGGAGGTGTAACAATGAGCGCAATTATCGAACAAAAGAAGCAGATCGTAGAAGAAATCTCTACTAAGTTCCGTGAAAGTAAATCTACTATCATTGTAGATTACCGTGGATTAACTGTAGGTGAAGTAACTGAATTACGTAAACAATTACGTGATGCAGGAATTGACTTCAAAGTTTACAAAAATACAATGACTCGTCGTGCTGTTGAACAAGCTGAGATTACTGGTCTTAACGATGTTCTAACTGGACCAAACGCAATTGCTTTTGGTAATGATGATGTTGTAGCTCCAGCCAAAATTTTAAATGACTTTGCTAAAAAGCATGAAGCTCTTGAAATTAAAGCTGGTGTAATTGAAGGTAATGTTGCTAGTGTTGAAGAAGTTAAAGCTCTTGCTGAACTTCCATCACGCGAAGGCTTACTTTCTATGTTGCTTAGCGTACTTCAAGCTCCTATCCGTAACTTTGCTCTTGCTACTAAAGCAGTTGCAGAACAAAAAGAAGAACAAGGTGCTTAATCGGTACAATCTAGTATGTCTTTACTAATAAAATATTAACAGGAAAAACAAGGAGGAAATTATAATGACTCAAGAACAAATCATTGAAGCAGTTAAAAATATGACTGTTTTAGAATTAAACGACTTAGTTAAAGCAATCGAAGAAGAGTTTGGTGTAACTGCTGCGGCTCCTGTAGCTGTTGCTGCTGCTGGTGGCGAAGCTGCTGCTGAGCAAACTGAATTTGACGTAGTACTTGCAAGTGCTGGCGGACAAAAAATCAAGGTTATCAAAGTTGTACGTGAAGCTACTGGCTTAGGCTTAAAAGAAGCTAAAGAATTAGTAGATAACGCTCCAAAACCACTTAAAGAAGGCGTTTCTAAAGAAGAAGCTGAAGAATTAAAAGCTAAACTTGAAGAAGTTGGAGCTTCTGTAGAAGTTAAGTAATAAATGTACTATATAAAAAGCTCGCCGGTTAAAGGCGAGCTTTTTTGTACTTTATAATAATTGAAGTAACTAATGCATCTATGTGCATTTTGTAGGAAGTAATTTTTTTATCATTAAATTTTATTTAATACGTATAAAATGCAAGGGTGATGTAAAACCTATTCTTCTGTAAGAGGAGGAACTTTTATGAGTAATCATTATTATTCTGAGAAGCCAACTGTTGAAAGTGACCGTAAAACATGGACATTTCAATTAAAGGAATTTCTTTTTACGTTTCAAAGTGATCGTGGAGTGTTTTCGAAAAATGAAGTAGATTTTGGTTCCCGTCTTTTAATAGAATCGTTCTTACCGCCTGATGTAAGTGGTGATTTTCTAGATGTTGGTTGTGGATATGGGCCGATTGGATTGTCTCTTGCAAAGAGTTTTAACAGACAAGTAGATATGATTGATATTAATGAACGGGCAATAGAGTTAGCAAAAGATAATGCTGCTCTTAACAAAGTCGAGAATGTAAATATCTTTCAAAGTAATCAATTTGAAAACATTAGTGAAGACCGGAAGTATGCTGCTGTTTTAACAAATCCACCAATTCGTGCGGGGAAACAAGTTGTTCACTCTATTTTCGAAAAAAGTTTCGATCATCTAGTGCATGAGGGTGAGTTATGGATTGTTATCCAAAAAAAACAGGGAGCACCATCAGCGATGGATAAATTAAATGAAATGTTTAATGAAGTGGAAGTTGTGGAAAAGAAAAAAGGCTATTATATCATAAAAGCAAAAAAGAGTTGACTCCATTTTTTTGTTGTGTTAGTATTATAAAATGCCAATATATAATTTCCATAACTATCTAATTTTCAAGGAAAAAGATGTATAGAAATTAGTTTTATGGGAATACTATTAAAATCAAAAGTACGTTTTAAAATTGTGGTTTTCTTACTAGAAACCCTTTTTATTTTTTGTTTTTTCCTTGCGTCAGTACTTGCATTTTCCTATGTTTTATTACAGATTTTTTATTGGTAGTATGTTAAGATATTGTTTTTTAAAGAGAATGATCATATGTGAGTTCTCTTATTCGTCTGTCTAAAAAAGGTATACATAATAGTACGACGCAAGATCCTATTACGCTTGATTTGAGGGGTGAATGAGTTGACAGGTCAACTAGTTCAGTATGGACGACACCGCCAACGTAGAAGTTATGCACGCATTAGT includes:
- the rpmG gene encoding 50S ribosomal protein L33 yields the protein MRKKIILACTSCGSRNYTTMKNSTSTNDRLDVNKFCKVCNLHTNHRETK
- the rplK gene encoding 50S ribosomal protein L11, with translation MAKKVIKIVKLQIPAAKANPAPPVGPALGQAGVNIMGFCKEFNARTAEQAGLIIPVEITVFEDRSFTFITKTPPAAVLLKKAAGIESGSGEPNRNKVATVKRDKVREIAETKMPDLNAASVESAMRMVEGTARSMGIVIED
- the rplL gene encoding 50S ribosomal protein L7/L12, encoding MTQEQIIEAVKNMTVLELNDLVKAIEEEFGVTAAAPVAVAAAGGEAAAEQTEFDVVLASAGGQKIKVIKVVREATGLGLKEAKELVDNAPKPLKEGVSKEEAEELKAKLEEVGASVEVK
- the rplJ gene encoding 50S ribosomal protein L10, with protein sequence MSAIIEQKKQIVEEISTKFRESKSTIIVDYRGLTVGEVTELRKQLRDAGIDFKVYKNTMTRRAVEQAEITGLNDVLTGPNAIAFGNDDVVAPAKILNDFAKKHEALEIKAGVIEGNVASVEEVKALAELPSREGLLSMLLSVLQAPIRNFALATKAVAEQKEEQGA
- the rplA gene encoding 50S ribosomal protein L1, which encodes MAKKGKKFLEAAKLVDRSNFYSVQEAVELVKKTSIAKFDATVEVAFRLGVDPKKADQQIRGAVVLPNGTGKTQRVLVFAKGEKAKEAEAAGADYVGDADFINKIQQGWFEFDVIVATPDMMGEVGKLGRVLGPKGLMPNPKTGTVTFDVTKAVNEIKAGKVEYRLDKAGIIHVPIGKVSFEDSKLVENFTTVYETLLKAKPSAAKGTYMKSVNATSTMGPGVKVDSSSFAVK
- the nusG gene encoding transcription termination/antitermination protein NusG, with amino-acid sequence MEKNWYVVHTYSGYENKVKANLEKRVESMGMEDKIFRVVVPEEEETDIKDGKKKVVKKKVFPGYVLVEIVMTDDSWYVVRNTPGVTGFVGSAGHGSKPTPLLPDEVSFILKRMGMDERRVEIDYELKETVKVTEGPFANFTGSIEEIDQDKNKLKVLVNMFGRETPVELDFSQVTKL
- the secE gene encoding preprotein translocase subunit SecE, which encodes MQRLISFFRDVTREMKKVSWPKGKELTKYTITVVSTVTFVAVFFAVIDLGISSLIRLFFE
- the sigH gene encoding RNA polymerase sporulation sigma factor SigH, whose translation is MNSPINRGKVNKEDLELMEDEQVVELVHFGESEALDYLITKYRNFVRAKARSYFLIGADREDIIQEGMIGLYKAIRDFKEDKLTSFKAFAELCITRQIITAIKTATRQKHIPLNSYVSLDKPIYDEESDRTLMDVITGAKVMDPEELIINQEEFDDIEVKMGELLSDLERKVLVLYLDGRSYHEISEELNRHVKSIDNALQRVKRKLERYLELREISL
- a CDS encoding class I SAM-dependent methyltransferase, with translation MSNHYYSEKPTVESDRKTWTFQLKEFLFTFQSDRGVFSKNEVDFGSRLLIESFLPPDVSGDFLDVGCGYGPIGLSLAKSFNRQVDMIDINERAIELAKDNAALNKVENVNIFQSNQFENISEDRKYAAVLTNPPIRAGKQVVHSIFEKSFDHLVHEGELWIVIQKKQGAPSAMDKLNEMFNEVEVVEKKKGYYIIKAKKS